In Methanobrevibacter sp., one DNA window encodes the following:
- a CDS encoding DUF655 domain-containing protein encodes MRNDNRKERAPAVKKEENAVILDYLSRGYVKSDMSKFGGKAIAQAIGTEQFTLLELAPKNGVDLEIQDTVYIGKGKRDKIYRVLGKLNFENLTATSRIEMDYAIRDIVEDNEERFVEFFNTAEALSTRLHSLELIPGIGKKYMWDIINAREEKPFESFADITERLPTLTDPAGMIVNRVKQELDTTTIRRGKRKYYIFTQAPRRPR; translated from the coding sequence ATGAGGAATGATAACAGAAAAGAAAGAGCACCAGCAGTGAAAAAGGAAGAAAATGCTGTTATTCTTGATTATTTAAGCAGGGGATATGTCAAATCAGACATGTCTAAATTTGGTGGAAAAGCTATTGCTCAAGCTATTGGTACAGAACAATTCACTTTACTAGAATTAGCTCCTAAAAATGGAGTAGATTTAGAAATACAAGACACCGTGTACATTGGAAAAGGAAAAAGAGACAAGATTTATAGAGTTCTCGGTAAATTAAATTTCGAAAATCTAACCGCAACAAGCAGAATAGAAATGGACTATGCAATCCGTGACATCGTAGAGGATAATGAAGAAAGGTTTGTTGAATTCTTCAATACTGCTGAAGCCCTAAGCACAAGACTCCACAGTCTAGAGCTAATTCCAGGTATTGGTAAAAAATACATGTGGGACATAATCAACGCAAGAGAGGAAAAGCCTTTTGAAAGCTTCGCAGACATTACCGAAAGGCTGCCAACCCTGACCGATCCCGCAGGAATGATTGTTAACAGAGTCAAGCAGGAACTGGATACAACCACAATCAGAAGAGGCAAACGTAAATATTACATATTCACCCAAGCTCCAAGAAGACCAAGATAA
- a CDS encoding RNA polymerase Rpb4 family protein: MIGKNVIKTEPVSGAEVKKVLDEFSNDNELNYEQNITLNHLARFKRYSPEDTEEILEKLQSEFNLRPKVAVHIVDLIPKDLADLRLIFAKEPMQIDKEEMEKILELLEQYDVEE, encoded by the coding sequence ATGATTGGAAAAAACGTTATAAAAACAGAACCTGTTTCAGGTGCGGAAGTTAAAAAAGTTCTTGATGAATTTTCCAATGACAATGAATTGAACTATGAACAGAACATCACATTGAACCACCTTGCAAGATTCAAGAGATATTCCCCTGAAGACACAGAGGAAATACTTGAAAAACTTCAAAGCGAGTTTAACCTAAGGCCAAAGGTTGCTGTTCACATCGTTGATTTGATTCCAAAGGATTTGGCTGACTTGAGATTGATTTTCGCAAAAGAGCCAATGCAAATCGACAAGGAAGAGATGGAAAAGATTCTTGAACTTCTAGAGCAATATGATGTTGAAGAATAG
- a CDS encoding 50S ribosomal protein L21e encodes MQRSRGLKSRSRKKMTKVQRPGRTNPITNRLQKFEEGDLVHITINPSIQKGQPAPRFHGKTGEITGKKGKAYIVSLKDGNKSKELIVRPDHLKLQN; translated from the coding sequence ATGCAAAGATCAAGAGGATTAAAAAGCAGATCAAGAAAAAAGATGACTAAAGTACAAAGACCGGGTAGAACTAACCCAATTACCAACAGGCTCCAAAAATTCGAAGAAGGAGACTTAGTTCACATTACTATCAACCCAAGTATTCAAAAAGGACAACCAGCTCCTAGGTTCCACGGAAAAACCGGAGAAATTACCGGTAAAAAAGGAAAAGCATACATCGTATCCTTAAAAGACGGGAACAAATCAAAAGAGTTGATTGTCAGACCTGACCACTTAAAACTACAGAACTGA
- a CDS encoding DUF4013 domain-containing protein has product MNLREIIMDAIKYPISDTRKFLIFCVLIILMNLSTILPSYGVNNGTLSIILSLVTLIVLFIVLGYSVEVVKGGTEHSDTLPDFDYVKQFVMGIKAFILELIYFIIPLIIVIIVASATGLFSSFTEIVYSSIDAMANGASNFTAIMAAVPQPAINTFSNALAVTLVVGIILFVIFSLMSFTGLVRFAKTGSGTEGLRFRQIIRDMASVGFVKIIVTLVVIYLIALLMAIVIALIGLIPYVGVFIGIFVGVPFMLLFLYRAIGLLYADA; this is encoded by the coding sequence ATGAATTTACGTGAAATTATAATGGACGCTATTAAATATCCTATTAGCGATACTCGAAAATTTTTAATATTCTGTGTTTTAATTATTCTGATGAATTTGTCAACAATTCTTCCGTCATATGGTGTTAATAATGGAACTTTAAGCATCATTTTAAGCCTTGTGACTTTAATAGTTTTATTTATTGTTTTAGGCTACTCAGTCGAGGTCGTTAAAGGCGGAACTGAGCATTCAGACACACTCCCAGATTTTGATTATGTAAAGCAGTTTGTAATGGGTATTAAAGCATTCATTTTAGAGCTAATATATTTCATCATACCTCTAATCATTGTCATAATTGTCGCTTCCGCAACCGGACTGTTCTCATCATTCACTGAAATCGTATATTCCAGCATTGACGCCATGGCTAACGGCGCAAGCAATTTCACTGCGATAATGGCTGCAGTTCCCCAACCGGCAATTAACACATTCAGCAATGCCCTAGCCGTTACTTTAGTTGTTGGAATTATCCTGTTTGTCATATTCTCATTGATGTCCTTTACAGGACTGGTCAGATTCGCAAAAACAGGAAGCGGAACCGAAGGTCTTAGATTCAGGCAAATAATAAGGGACATGGCAAGCGTAGGATTTGTAAAGATTATAGTCACATTGGTTGTGATTTATTTAATTGCATTGCTCATGGCAATTGTCATCGCGCTGATCGGCTTGATTCCATATGTCGGTGTTTTCATAGGCATTTTCGTTGGAGTGCCATTCATGCTGCTGTTCTTATACAGGGCTATCGGTTTATTGTATGCGGATGCATAA
- the nrdD gene encoding anaerobic ribonucleoside-triphosphate reductase has translation MEKISELGNNLNDSVKINVEKNNGIRERFSYEKLLKSLVMVETPFFESDKIVATVVSQLYDGIKTKEIKKIVYECLEDIDPEIANKYLASTQLKVRTSRDTIEAFDLSKIANTLIEETGASQETAFEIATETWKELKKLNVEYLTAPMIREMVNTKLIEYGLEDLRSRYTRLGIPVYNITSLIENGNRDNANMIHNPESIHKHVADEALKQYALLKMLPAHLADAHMSGDIHIHDLEFFAGRPLNCMQHDIRTFIKYGLKVDGTGDHTSIAGAPNHMETLMNHTGEIMLAAQQNMSGGQGMSLWNVFVAPFARGRTYDEIKQSVQMLIYNLNMAYAARGSQVPFTSMALEFGVPDFLKDETAYGPKGKVVGTYADFEEETRLIQRAFTETLLDGDNEGKPHLFPNTIYTLRKETMTSEYEDDIRLVHELSAKYGSSYFVNMFPKYRGKMANYMGCRTCLQDTWTGDWDQDCLRTGNLAYVTLNFPRIGYQSKDESQVFEYLDEYMDLAVETLMMRREQGLKCLNDFHILPFLKQQVAEESYYRIQNSTLSFGFVGLNEMLLSLFGEGIENPDANKFGVKCLEYVNDRAEKLKDETGLRWSVLQTPAESTAYRFATLDKKQFGDQAIVQGEGNANYYTNSSHVPVDTSASLIEKIKIEEQYHSLTPGGHIFHAFMGESYSDPDSLMSLTHKIAKKSDIGFWAYSSALSFCLKCKTLMKGLNNTCPTCGESEDVEWYDRITGYVQQVGRAKSASGGWNPGKRQELVDRRRFEDN, from the coding sequence ATGGAAAAAATCTCAGAACTAGGAAATAATTTAAATGATTCCGTTAAAATAAATGTAGAGAAAAATAACGGAATTAGAGAAAGATTCAGTTACGAAAAACTATTGAAATCATTAGTAATGGTAGAAACTCCATTCTTTGAATCAGATAAAATCGTAGCTACAGTAGTATCACAATTATACGATGGAATCAAAACCAAAGAAATCAAAAAAATCGTTTACGAATGCCTAGAGGACATTGACCCTGAAATCGCAAACAAATACTTGGCAAGTACACAATTGAAAGTACGTACCTCAAGGGATACCATCGAAGCATTCGACTTATCAAAAATCGCTAACACCTTGATTGAAGAAACCGGTGCTAGCCAAGAAACCGCTTTTGAGATTGCTACTGAAACCTGGAAAGAGCTCAAAAAATTGAACGTGGAATACTTGACCGCTCCAATGATCAGGGAAATGGTCAACACAAAACTTATTGAATACGGCCTCGAAGACTTAAGAAGCCGCTACACCCGTTTAGGTATCCCTGTATACAACATTACCTCCCTTATTGAAAACGGTAACAGGGACAACGCAAACATGATCCACAACCCTGAAAGTATCCACAAGCATGTAGCAGACGAAGCGTTAAAACAATACGCACTCTTAAAAATGTTGCCAGCACACTTGGCCGATGCGCACATGTCCGGTGACATTCACATTCACGATTTGGAATTCTTCGCAGGAAGACCTTTAAACTGTATGCAACATGATATCAGGACTTTCATCAAATACGGTCTTAAAGTGGACGGTACAGGTGACCACACCTCCATTGCAGGTGCACCTAACCACATGGAAACTTTAATGAACCACACCGGTGAAATCATGCTTGCAGCACAACAGAACATGTCCGGAGGACAAGGAATGTCCCTATGGAACGTGTTCGTTGCACCGTTTGCAAGAGGAAGAACCTATGATGAAATCAAGCAATCCGTCCAAATGCTCATCTACAACTTGAACATGGCTTACGCAGCTCGTGGATCCCAAGTACCGTTTACAAGCATGGCATTGGAATTCGGCGTTCCTGATTTCCTAAAAGACGAAACCGCATACGGACCTAAAGGCAAAGTTGTCGGAACCTATGCTGACTTCGAAGAAGAAACCAGATTAATCCAAAGAGCATTCACTGAAACCTTACTTGATGGAGACAACGAAGGAAAACCTCACTTGTTCCCAAATACAATCTACACCTTACGTAAGGAAACCATGACCAGTGAATACGAAGATGACATTCGTTTAGTGCACGAATTATCCGCAAAATACGGTTCATCCTACTTTGTAAACATGTTCCCTAAATACAGAGGCAAAATGGCCAACTACATGGGCTGCAGAACATGTCTGCAAGATACCTGGACCGGTGACTGGGACCAAGACTGTTTAAGAACCGGTAACCTCGCATACGTTACCCTAAACTTCCCAAGAATCGGATACCAATCCAAAGATGAATCCCAAGTGTTCGAATACCTGGACGAATACATGGACTTGGCAGTTGAAACCTTGATGATGAGAAGGGAACAAGGATTAAAATGCTTGAACGATTTCCACATTTTACCTTTCCTCAAACAGCAAGTGGCTGAAGAGTCATACTACAGAATCCAGAATTCAACCTTATCCTTCGGTTTCGTTGGACTTAACGAGATGCTGTTATCCTTATTCGGCGAAGGTATCGAAAACCCGGACGCCAACAAGTTCGGTGTAAAATGTCTCGAATATGTCAATGACAGAGCTGAAAAATTGAAAGACGAAACAGGACTCAGATGGTCTGTTTTACAAACCCCTGCAGAATCCACTGCATACAGATTTGCAACTCTTGACAAAAAGCAATTCGGAGACCAAGCTATCGTGCAAGGTGAAGGAAATGCAAACTACTACACAAACTCTTCCCATGTGCCTGTAGATACCAGCGCTTCCTTGATTGAAAAAATCAAAATCGAAGAGCAATATCACAGCTTAACTCCTGGTGGACACATCTTCCATGCATTCATGGGAGAATCTTACTCAGATCCAGATTCACTTATGAGCTTAACCCATAAGATAGCTAAGAAATCCGACATCGGATTTTGGGCTTACAGCTCAGCTTTAAGTTTCTGTCTTAAATGTAAAACTTTAATGAAAGGGCTAAACAATACTTGCCCTACCTGCGGTGAAAGCGAAGATGTAGAATGGTATGATAGGATTACCGGATACGTTCAACAAGTTGGACGTGCAAAATCTGCATCCGGAGGATGGAACCCAGGTAAACGTCAAGAATTAGTTGACAGAAGAAGATTTGAAGATAACTAA
- the polC gene encoding DNA polymerase II large subunit: protein MDYFDRLEADTHHLYEIANEARSKGLDVETKTEVPLAKDLAERVEGLVGPVGVAQRIKKLEQDMDRESVAFEIAAEIASGEFELTGDKADYDEEQRCDQGLRTALAILTEGVVAAPLEGISDVKIKENFDGTKYIGVYFAGPIRSAGGTAAALSVLLGDKIRQAIGIDRFKPIDEEIERYVEEVELYESEVTNLQYSPTPEEVRYAANNIPVEVSGEQTDQVEVSHRDLERVETNNIRGGALLAMVEGVIQKSKKIHKISKKLGLDWEWLSEYSKPKEDSGSDDGGDSEIVSEPKYIQDIIGGRPILGYPSEKGGFRLRYGRSRNTGLATMGVHPATMALLEFLAVGTQLKIEYPGKGNCVVPVDSIEGPIVKLKNGDVVVIDSVKQARELKKDVAEILFLGDMLVAFGEFLRNNQPLYPSGWCEEWWIQLLTRSEKFDADNNDLDLHKLEFEYLPSIEAFRLSKEYGIPLHPKYTYCYNDVTIADLNSLIDLIIKCKSTYKPNEGIKLDLSYQKRVLEIMGVPHTVRDGKVVIDKDHSYALLVTLSDRLPEMETTIEAVNEVSPVEIKNKAPAYIGTRVGRPEKSKERLMRPAPHGLFPIGNYGGSRRLIATAAKKGSIKVQMARRKCTNPKCGITSNNSLCPKCGSPTEIMKAGEKTIPLASMLKKASDNVKVRRVDEVKGVIGMISESKLAEPLEKGILRSKNEVFTFKDGTIRHDSTDLPLTHFVPKEIGVSVEKLLEMGYEKDCYGNPIESEDQIIELKVQDIVISDNCGEYLLRTAQFIDDELTRFYDMEPFYNVKEKSDLIGHLVAGLAPHTSAGVLGRIVGFTKALGCYAHPYFHSAKRRNCDSDEDAVMLLLDALINFSKSYLPNTRGGSMDAPLVLSSRIDPEEIDDESHNLDIFERFPVEFYEETYTPHKPAEVLEYIDNVEMHLGTPQQYEGLMFSHHTSNIHAGPNICLYKTLPSMREKVEAQIALAESIRAVDQRGVVEKVLSSHFLPDIMGNSRAFSKQKVRCTKCGSKYRRIPLTGKCQKCGGNLILSVSKGSVTKYLEISQELIDKYPISPYLRQRLEIQEFGIKSLFESDKSKQSSLDVFF from the coding sequence ATGGATTATTTTGATAGATTGGAAGCAGATACCCATCACCTATACGAAATAGCTAATGAGGCTAGATCAAAGGGGTTGGATGTTGAAACGAAAACAGAAGTGCCACTTGCAAAGGATTTAGCTGAAAGAGTAGAAGGATTAGTTGGTCCTGTGGGTGTTGCACAACGTATTAAGAAATTGGAACAGGATATGGACAGGGAATCTGTCGCTTTTGAAATTGCCGCAGAGATTGCATCAGGTGAGTTTGAACTGACCGGAGACAAGGCGGACTACGATGAGGAGCAGAGATGCGACCAAGGCCTCAGGACTGCACTGGCCATCCTTACAGAAGGAGTGGTTGCAGCTCCTCTTGAAGGAATCTCTGATGTTAAAATCAAGGAAAACTTTGATGGAACAAAATATATTGGAGTTTATTTTGCAGGACCTATCAGAAGTGCGGGAGGTACTGCCGCCGCATTGTCCGTTCTTCTGGGAGATAAAATCAGACAGGCCATTGGTATCGATAGATTCAAGCCAATCGATGAGGAAATCGAAAGGTATGTTGAAGAGGTGGAGCTTTACGAATCCGAAGTTACAAACCTGCAGTACTCACCAACACCTGAAGAAGTGAGATATGCTGCAAACAACATTCCCGTTGAGGTTTCAGGAGAACAGACCGACCAGGTTGAAGTTTCACACAGGGACCTGGAGCGCGTGGAAACAAACAACATTCGTGGTGGAGCACTGCTTGCGATGGTTGAGGGAGTAATCCAGAAATCCAAAAAGATTCATAAGATTTCCAAAAAGTTAGGCCTTGACTGGGAATGGCTCAGCGAATATTCCAAGCCCAAAGAGGATTCAGGAAGCGATGACGGAGGAGACTCCGAGATTGTAAGCGAACCAAAATACATCCAGGATATCATCGGCGGAAGGCCGATTTTGGGATACCCTTCCGAAAAGGGAGGATTCAGGTTAAGGTACGGCAGATCAAGAAACACCGGCCTCGCCACAATGGGAGTCCATCCTGCAACAATGGCCCTGCTTGAATTTTTGGCCGTCGGAACACAGCTCAAGATTGAATATCCCGGAAAGGGAAACTGTGTCGTTCCTGTTGACTCAATCGAAGGACCTATCGTCAAACTTAAAAACGGCGATGTGGTGGTAATTGATAGCGTGAAACAAGCCCGTGAGCTTAAAAAGGACGTTGCCGAAATTTTATTTTTAGGAGACATGCTTGTCGCATTTGGAGAATTTTTAAGAAACAACCAGCCTTTATACCCATCAGGATGGTGTGAGGAATGGTGGATTCAGCTATTAACCCGAAGCGAAAAATTCGACGCTGACAACAACGATTTGGATTTGCACAAGCTTGAATTTGAGTATTTGCCTTCAATCGAAGCGTTCAGATTATCCAAGGAATATGGAATACCTCTCCATCCAAAATACACTTATTGCTATAACGACGTTACCATTGCCGATTTGAATTCATTAATTGATTTGATTATCAAATGCAAATCAACCTACAAACCGAATGAAGGAATTAAACTGGATCTGTCCTATCAAAAGAGAGTCCTTGAAATAATGGGCGTTCCACATACCGTTCGTGACGGCAAAGTCGTGATAGACAAGGACCACTCCTATGCATTGCTCGTTACACTCTCCGACAGGTTGCCTGAAATGGAAACCACAATCGAAGCCGTAAATGAGGTCTCGCCTGTTGAAATCAAAAACAAGGCCCCTGCATACATCGGCACCCGTGTAGGCCGACCTGAAAAATCCAAGGAAAGATTGATGAGACCTGCACCGCATGGACTGTTCCCGATTGGAAACTATGGCGGTTCAAGAAGACTCATTGCAACAGCCGCCAAAAAAGGCAGCATCAAAGTTCAGATGGCAAGGAGAAAATGTACAAATCCGAAATGCGGAATCACTTCAAACAATTCCCTTTGTCCGAAATGCGGAAGCCCTACCGAAATCATGAAGGCAGGCGAAAAGACAATCCCGCTTGCATCAATGCTGAAGAAGGCTTCAGACAACGTCAAGGTCAGAAGGGTTGATGAGGTGAAGGGTGTCATCGGTATGATTTCCGAGTCAAAGCTGGCTGAGCCTCTTGAAAAGGGGATACTCCGGTCCAAAAATGAAGTGTTTACCTTCAAGGATGGAACAATACGTCACGATTCCACTGATTTGCCTTTAACCCATTTCGTTCCAAAGGAAATTGGAGTCAGCGTTGAAAAGCTCCTTGAAATGGGCTATGAGAAGGACTGCTATGGAAACCCGATTGAAAGCGAAGACCAAATCATTGAGCTCAAGGTTCAGGACATTGTGATTTCAGACAACTGCGGCGAATATCTACTTAGAACCGCTCAATTCATTGATGATGAGCTTACAAGATTTTATGATATGGAACCGTTTTACAATGTCAAGGAGAAAAGCGACCTGATTGGACATCTGGTGGCCGGACTTGCACCGCACACATCTGCAGGAGTGCTTGGAAGGATTGTCGGATTCACAAAGGCTTTGGGCTGTTACGCACATCCTTATTTCCACTCTGCAAAACGTAGAAACTGTGACAGTGACGAGGATGCCGTGATGCTTCTTTTGGATGCCCTGATTAACTTTTCAAAATCATACCTGCCGAACACCAGAGGTGGAAGTATGGACGCTCCTTTAGTTTTGTCTTCAAGAATAGACCCTGAAGAGATAGATGACGAATCCCACAACCTGGACATATTCGAAAGGTTCCCTGTTGAGTTTTACGAAGAGACCTACACCCCTCACAAGCCGGCAGAGGTCTTGGAATACATCGACAATGTGGAGATGCATTTGGGAACACCACAGCAATATGAGGGCCTGATGTTTTCCCATCACACATCAAATATCCATGCAGGACCGAACATATGCCTTTACAAAACATTGCCGTCAATGAGAGAAAAGGTTGAAGCCCAAATTGCTCTTGCAGAAAGCATAAGGGCTGTTGACCAGCGCGGAGTTGTTGAAAAGGTTCTATCTTCCCATTTCTTGCCGGACATCATGGGCAATTCCAGAGCGTTTTCCAAGCAGAAGGTTAGGTGCACCAAATGCGGTTCGAAATACAGAAGGATTCCGCTCACCGGAAAATGCCAAAAATGTGGAGGAAATCTGATTCTTTCCGTTTCAAAGGGATCAGTTACAAAATATCTTGAAATTTCTCAGGAACTGATAGACAAGTACCCGATTTCCCCATACCTGAGACAACGTCTGGAAATTCAGGAGTTTGGTATCAAATCGCTGTTTGAAAGTGACAAATCCAAACAAAGCTCACTGGATGTTTTCTTCTAG
- a CDS encoding nucleoside deaminase, translated as MTQDNYFMGEAIREAEKSLAEGGIPIGAVLVKDGEIISRGHNRLIQNDSVVLHAEMDAIENAGRLNYEDYIRCTLYTTLSPCPMCSGAVILYNIPRVVIGENTTLMGAENLLECNGVEVVVLNDMRCRDLFLKFSCNNCEVWDEELAKVGNTTEVKNGNNSN; from the coding sequence ATGACTCAAGATAACTATTTCATGGGCGAAGCTATTAGGGAAGCGGAAAAGTCCTTGGCCGAAGGAGGAATTCCCATCGGGGCTGTCCTGGTCAAGGATGGGGAAATCATTTCAAGAGGTCACAACAGGCTGATTCAAAACGATTCCGTCGTCTTGCATGCCGAGATGGATGCAATCGAAAATGCAGGACGCCTGAATTACGAGGATTATATCAGATGCACATTGTACACGACACTGTCCCCATGCCCGATGTGTTCTGGTGCTGTAATATTATATAATATCCCTAGAGTCGTCATAGGCGAGAACACCACCTTGATGGGGGCTGAAAACTTGCTCGAATGCAATGGCGTTGAGGTCGTGGTTTTAAATGACATGAGATGCAGGGACCTGTTTTTGAAGTTCAGCTGCAATAACTGCGAGGTCTGGGACGAGGAACTTGCAAAGGTGGGCAATACTACGGAGGTCAAGAATGGAAATAATAGTAACTGA
- the lysS gene encoding lysine--tRNA ligase, whose amino-acid sequence MTHWIENIANELSKMDVEEHVIASGTSISGSIHIGNSCDIFVANGIGKKLREKGKKAKTIWIADDHDPLRKVPYPLPDDYDKYLGMPYSMIPCPDGCCANFVEHFEKPLLSVMDDYGIEMETKSGFEMYKNGDYNDYIRTSLEKVDEIKEIFNQYRREPLADDWLPYNPICDECGRVNTTYAYDYDGDIIKYRCECGHEGEMDIKSGNGKLTWRVEWAARWKIFGTTCEPFGKDHAASGGSYDVSSVISEKIFDYPAPYPVPYEWITLDGEAMSKSHGVFFAPEEWLKIGPAESLHYYLFRSKPMKAKDFSPRMPFLDFIDQFDTVEKVFYDEVEAPSEKEGRKFREIYEIAQIHAGSPLPFRPPFRFLVNAYQIAGDDLEKIFAILKKNSQLTKSFKDKEFGDLTELEMAQYRERVDNVIYWLDTYAPKFVKFQVQTKKVPNLPLTDEQTEFLSTLADLIEKTDFDDAKELHDSMYEILEAQGLKPQKGFQAIYKMILGQKQGPRAASFLLSLDKDFVVKRLRQEA is encoded by the coding sequence ATGACACATTGGATTGAAAACATAGCTAACGAATTAAGTAAAATGGATGTAGAAGAGCATGTCATTGCAAGCGGAACCTCCATTTCAGGTTCAATACACATTGGAAACTCATGCGACATATTTGTAGCTAACGGAATTGGAAAGAAACTGAGAGAAAAAGGAAAAAAAGCTAAAACAATATGGATTGCAGATGACCACGACCCTCTAAGAAAAGTTCCATATCCATTGCCTGACGATTATGACAAATACTTGGGAATGCCTTATTCAATGATTCCATGTCCTGACGGCTGCTGCGCCAACTTTGTGGAGCACTTTGAAAAGCCTTTGCTTTCCGTGATGGATGACTATGGAATAGAAATGGAAACCAAGTCCGGTTTTGAAATGTATAAAAACGGAGATTACAACGACTACATCAGAACATCTTTAGAAAAGGTGGATGAAATCAAGGAAATCTTCAACCAATACAGAAGGGAGCCTTTGGCTGACGATTGGCTGCCTTACAATCCGATTTGTGACGAATGTGGCAGAGTGAACACAACTTATGCTTACGATTATGATGGAGACATCATCAAGTACAGATGCGAATGCGGCCATGAAGGTGAAATGGACATCAAATCCGGAAACGGTAAGCTCACATGGAGAGTTGAATGGGCTGCAAGATGGAAAATATTCGGAACTACATGCGAACCGTTCGGAAAAGACCACGCAGCAAGCGGAGGGTCATACGACGTAAGTAGCGTAATATCAGAAAAGATCTTCGACTATCCTGCACCTTATCCTGTTCCATACGAATGGATTACCCTTGACGGTGAAGCGATGAGCAAATCCCACGGAGTTTTCTTCGCTCCTGAAGAATGGCTGAAAATCGGACCTGCAGAAAGTCTCCACTACTACTTATTCAGGTCAAAGCCTATGAAAGCGAAAGATTTCTCACCAAGAATGCCTTTCCTGGACTTTATCGACCAGTTCGATACTGTTGAAAAGGTATTCTACGATGAAGTGGAAGCTCCATCTGAAAAGGAAGGCAGAAAATTCAGGGAAATCTATGAGATAGCTCAAATACATGCCGGAAGCCCTCTCCCATTCAGGCCACCGTTCAGATTCCTGGTCAATGCATATCAGATTGCAGGCGATGATTTGGAAAAGATCTTTGCAATCCTCAAGAAGAATTCCCAATTGACCAAAAGCTTCAAGGACAAGGAATTTGGAGACTTGACCGAATTGGAAATGGCACAATACAGGGAAAGGGTTGACAATGTAATCTACTGGCTGGACACCTACGCACCTAAATTCGTTAAATTCCAGGTGCAAACCAAAAAAGTTCCAAACCTTCCATTGACCGATGAGCAGACCGAATTCCTATCTACTTTGGCTGACCTAATTGAAAAAACCGACTTTGACGATGCAAAAGAGCTGCATGACTCAATGTATGAAATATTGGAAGCTCAAGGATTGAAACCGCAAAAAGGTTTCCAAGCTATCTATAAAATGATTCTAGGCCAAAAGCAAGGCCCTAGAGCAGCTTCATTCTTGTTAAGCTTAGATAAAGACTTTGTTGTGAAAAGATTAAGACAGGAAGCTTAA